Proteins encoded within one genomic window of Anopheles gambiae chromosome 3, idAnoGambNW_F1_1, whole genome shotgun sequence:
- the LOC1277853 gene encoding uncharacterized protein LOC1277853: MFTVGGGAAKQHNGCGRRTTSRSSSSLRHHRWTARVLGLAVLVLFQFNSQVHFHTVAATPEDRSASGSTSSTAQSTAAAQSGSSASSPSSTLIDGIMLDEDGALLGASPQQTLSEEATIHLFFHPPQLNFAERSIGDPHNQPVVLLNRHKNRSVYLGSISGSAAEFSSSYFKEKMIPPGGNTTFSVVFLPRKLGPADGSLLVHTSFGMLRYAVRGEGAECPYRLRPLVGLQAPLNATLSPEITLYNPHDTPLQIVEVYSSGGNFQLELPSGGQEGPQQLWEVPAHSTRTVIRVRFHARTPGHHIAYVRIKISGGPANPALVDKMLVVPIEVEIAKETGLYSRIPFLELGVTSSMSEAAGTSQGPGAATATAASSRRSTAASALAAPVEDSEFGLSVRSGRNVTRLSVDLHNSGSQLVRVKSWGVQADDIESVLCMHVLVLDGPTLHVEFDWSKLTSERRHISGRILLNLERILSASDGGEQGTGDEEDGAEEDGEQQPQQEEEHDTTGAAAAGRRNEDETIAIRATTYDAAGTEEGAGTDANGRPSKVVTSIYSIPFAGEVLKGSIQYNEEVLRFLLPATPDGKLARQDEEDRPLVIRNHFNVPLSITNVSVPEDCRRYFAIEGFRPVVLRPNEERTLLRITRKVEDGVQWSTEPFTISTSLRLATNISDYELPVLGYSGRLERLLSATVRDASLLTATGLVRPPSLDKGAGQQQQQQQQQQELDFGVLPIATIGEALVAFRNPNPVPIPIIHWKGAITSDAAVGAPTITVILRGCGPLRLDGLVFCHTVQPGEWIVYQISVQSGTIDSYQGRFTVKTDYEEIVTPLRFTTAVGELHLMRERLRFEDCFPGKLCSLSLLAASSFPTKIQIESIRTDVPGLSYEFLSPDKQRPLAPNQPVTLHPDTVTSIGRMTLDPKAHCAPTADCYSSFDLLSKPFGVKWMATLDCYEQYRRLDSDKLLQQLQRYAEMRQRLTSVHFQVLAESSRRFDFNASVDLVWPKLLDENVFFPTLQVEQEAVRLITINNPSDQILFVHLVLHDVAIHGRQPIVDGGGGGTGGGGINLPPEVLTACDNCTLSEESVFSFFLFDSDDIYVNYVKPQSFLRIAVKFSAQQPGTYSTVLYMRNNLTLIDAAWIQARAVVPLFKFGNRRPGSPTALQFEITEKHVRPCYDQWYRKLRSEGGGGGTSSSSSNSGAYKQYKVDANGQQQQTAKEEEEPVGTAGSTTPGAGEPEQEEFVVETRRTFTARNYGEVPILISGIRIEDAPCEGFGFKVLDCAPFELAPNASRKIEIAFAPDFTLSRVTRVLHFDTNINHFPVNFTLLGTVPMQRLDVCNRSLPRPWFEYWLRTILIVVLPTALFGTLASAVLEANRLLRAHFLSHVRERGPLQPPLDLRQIALQHTTTTGGEGASREASGKDMKANQNGGSSVISSNSSTSSSVITRRKPDRKNGTHAKGLQNGSAATAGDGGGGGASTAASRFNRSWSDFTSKLGASTKPVVVAASISTATQGSSSASPVDGSKSTSLTSSSVTKSRRSITPSKEPAVVPATAAPSSPDSPNGKGDSRSSSGATKDRTKSPTSSTSETECSKTAKTGAFGAKGGTAAAAPNSSATSDLTGVLESNSSANNNNSNSKQHHHSTSSASSTTSSSSSSSSSSSSSYAGEEQQQGLSIASISLSSNASSPSSSSSSSSAASTTSSSSSSPSPTSKQQQHHHHQSHHQAKQGREREPATAAKTSVKKTKSLPVSYESVVVSLASVFAVANTLSRATNATTTTTTTTVTTAAHTSQKASAEAIASTAVVVGAGPPSVKESVSSPQQQQQQHSAKDIPGKARTTASSCTTNGTASGKQLGTSNGSGNSTKAIKQQDAGLKTASEKSNPFAGDSLGKENSSSGSNIIGAEKQLPIGNGNAQQQVELSLNPPHHHQQPAQQQQQQHQQSSSSSSSAKKFSKTPGRERKPNQGKKGGGKGTSVASSGTQQQYKGTALQFNTPASQQHKSTTLGTILQNASVPVASTATVWGENCASFSDVVAQTSATKQLAGGGGGTQSTISSIMPGMEAFMLFGGSNAQPNSKSSASLQRSPGGSSSNSTVFGLPTTTTSSTGGSTTVAAPSTQHYRKPLHSLQQDVSSVSTKTTVANHTEQRSKDDSYLGGTLEKECSAPFVATSGSPDLGPIGTSKKSPSGSNSADGDGEEADGLLMAQMMGGRGGSNLAKCWEPFGGHVIHNPVQLSSGGSSNDPSAATTTIGKSMNGGGGAQHQHQSDSFFSQSFADIHQRQSDPYRGIGSSLLSNAGHPFGADHHSTIGGLSNGSNHHPGGVSSAENDFMEMHYRSRHQQQQQHLSQQQQHNQHDWNSAMDAHLQWPLSTHKQMTSQGGGMSQPWTTAELWNNLNAQHQYQQHQQQQQHHHQQQQQQQQQLAAYESVLHFQSQLAMAAAEARQLQHQTVPDVILGHRAASNLSDGWLGSGMSSGQTTVAPPPGFSNHLPSAVGGNGGGGGLPSNRMVYEEDQQTFNLLLQQHRLQQQQQQQQLQQSQQQQQLIRQLSADDAIGKGGAASSVAIASSTDATSGQATATATAAASTTSTGSGSSNATSGSSSTSSSGYNPFQLASIWTTASSNADRWAAAPTGPTEET; encoded by the exons tccACCCTGATCGACGGCATCATGCTGGACGAGGACGGGGCGCTGCTCGGGGCGTCCCCGCAGCAAACGCTCAGCGAGGAGGCAACCATCCATCTGTTCTTTCACCCGCCCCAGCTCAACTTTGCCGAGCGGTCGATCGGCGACCCGCACAACCAgccggtggtgctgctgaacCGGCACAAAAACCGCAGCGTCTACCTGGGCTCCATCTCCGGCAGTGCGGCGGAGTTTTCCAGCTCGTACTTCAAGGAAAAGATGATCCCGCCGGGCGGCAACACCACGTTCAGCGTGGTGTTTCTGCCCCGCAAGCTCGGCCCGGCCGACGGTTCGCTGCTCGTGCACACCTCCTTCGGCATGCTGCGGTACGCGGTGCGGGGCGAGGGCGCCGAATGTCCGTACCGGTTGCGGCCGCTCGTCGGGCTGCAGGCGCCGCTCAACGCGACGCTCTCGCCGGAGATCACGCTGTACAACCCGCACGACACGCCGCTCCAGATAGTGGAGGTGTACAGCAGTGGGGGGAACTTTCAGCTCGAGCTGCCGAGCGGCGGCCAGGAGGGCCCGCAGCAGCTGTGGGAGGTGCCGGCGCACAGTACGCGCACGGTGATACGGGTGCGGTTTCATGCGCGCACGCCCGGCCACCACATCGCGTACGTGCGCATCAAGATCTCAGGCGGGCCGGCCAATCCGGCCCTCGTCGACAAGATGCTGGTGGTGCCGATCGAGGTGGAGATCGCGAAGGAGACGGGGCTGTACTCGCGCATACCGTTCCTGGAGCTGGGCGTCACCTCGTCCATGTCGGAGGCGGCGGGGACGAGCCAAGGGCCTGGGGCggccacagcaacagcagcatcttcAAGACGGTCGACGGCCGCTTCGGCACTGGCAGCCCCGGTGGAGGACAGCGAGTTTGGGCTGAGTGTGCGGAGCGGGCGCAATGTGACGCGACTCAGCGTGGATTTGCACAACTCGGGCAGCCAGCTGGTGCGCGTGAAGAGCTGGGGTGTACAGGCGGACGATATCGAGTCGGTGCTGTGCATGCACGTGCTCGTGCTGGACGGCCCCACGCTGCACGTCGAGTTTGATTGGTCCAAGCTGACGAGCGAGCGGCGCCACATCAGCGGACGGATACTGCTCAACCTGGAACGGATCCTGTCCGCATCGGACGGAGGAGAACAGGGGACTGGTGATGAAGAGGACGGCGCAGAAGAGGATGGCGAGCAGCAGCCACAACAGGAAGAGGAACATGACACGacaggagctgctgctgccggtcgaCGGAACGAGGACGAAACGATCGCTATCCGAGCGACAACGTACGATGCAGCGGGCACGGAGGAAGGCGCCGGGACGGACGCAAACGGCCGGCCGTCGAAGGTGGTGACCAGCATCTACTCGATACCGTTCGCGGGCGAGGTGCTGAAGGGCAGCATCCAGTACAACGAGGAAGTGTTGCGGTTTCTGCTGCCGGCGACCCCGGACGGGAAGCTCGCTCGGCAGGACGAGGAAGACCGCCCGCTGGTCATCCGGAACCACTTCAACGTGCCATTGTCCATCACGAACGTGAGCGTACCGGAGGACTGCCGGCGGTACTTTGCGATCGAGGGCTTCCGGCCGGTTGTGCTGCGACCGAACGAAGAGCGAACGCTGCTGCGTATCACCCGCAAGGTGGAGGATGGGGTGCAGTGGAGCACCGAGCCCTTCACCATTTCCACCTCGCTAAGGCTCGCGACGAACATCAGCGATTACGAGCTGCCGGTGCTCGGGTACAGTGGACGGTTGGAGCGGTTACTGTCGGCGACGGTGCGCGATGCGTCACTGCTCACAGCAACCGGGCTGGTGCGACCTCCATCGCTGGACAAAGGGgcgggccagcagcagcagcagcagcagcagcaacaagaacTTGACTTTGGCGTGCTGCCCATTGCAACGATCGGGGAAGCGTTGGTCGCGTTCCGCAATCCCAACCCCGTCCCGATACCGATCATCCACTGGAAGGGCGCGATCACGTCCGATGCGGCGGTCGGGGCGCCCACCATCACGGTCATACTGCGGGGCTGTGGGCCGCTGCGACTGGACGGGCTCGTGTTCTGCCACACGGTGCAGCCGGGCGAGTGGATCGTCTACCAGATCAGCGTGCAGAGCGGCACCATCGACAGCTACCAGGGCCGGTTCACGGTCAAGACGGACTACGAGGAGATCGTGACGCCGCTCCGGTTCACCACGGCCGTCGGCGAGCTGCACCTGATGCGTGAGCGGTTGCGCTTTGAGGATTGTTTTCCG GGGAAGCTGTGCTCGCTGTCGCTGCTTGCCGCCTCCAGCTTCCCGACCAAGATCCAGATCGAAAGCATCCGCACGGACGTGCCCGGGCTGAGCTACGAGTTCCTGTCGCCGGACAAGCAGCGCCCGCTCGCACCGAACCAACCGGTCACGCTCCATCCCGACACGGTCACCAGCATCGGACGGATGACACTCGACCCGAAAGCGCACTGCGCACCGACGGCCGACTGTTACAGCAGCTTCGATCTGCTCTCGAAACCGTTCGGCGTCAAGTGGATGGCCACGCTCGACTGCTACGAGCAGTACCGGCGGCTGGACAGCGacaagctgctgcagcagctgcagcggtACGCCGAGATGCGCCAGCGGCTCACCAGCGTCCACTTTCAGGTGCTGGCCGAGTCGAGCCGGCGGTTCGATTTCAACGCGAGCGTCGATCTGGTGTGGCCCAAGCTGCTGGACGAGAATGTGTTCTTTCCGACGCTGCAGGTGGAGCAGGAGGCGGTGCGGCTCATCACGATCAACAACCCGTCGGACCAGATACTGTTCGTGCATCTGGTGCTGCACGACGTCGCCATCCACGGCCGCCAGCCGATAGTGgacggtggaggaggaggcacGGGCGGTGGCGGAATCAATTTGCCGCCCGAGGTGCTAACCGCCTGCGACAACTGCACGCTCAGCGAGGAGAGCGTGTTCTCCTTCTTCCTGTTCGACAGCGACGACATCTACGTGAACTACGTGAAGCCGCAGTCGTTTTTGCGTATCGCGGTCAAGTTTAGTGCCCAGCAGCCCGGCACCTACTCGACCGTGCTGTACATGCGCAACAATCTGACGCTAATTGACGCCGCCTGGATACAGGCGCGCGCGGTCGTGCCGCTGTTCAAGTTTGGCAACCGGCGGCCCGGCTCGCCCACCGCCCTGCAGTTCGAGATTACCGAGAAGCATGTGCGACCGTGCTACGACCAGTGGTACCGGAAGCTGCGGTCCgagggcggcggtggtggcactagcagcagcagtagcaacagcgGCGCCTACAAGCAGTACAAGGTGGACGCGAAcgggcaacagcagcagacggcgaaggaggaagaggaacCGGTGGGCACCGCCGGCAGCACGACGCCGGGAGCAGGCGAACCGGAGCAGGAAGAGTTCGTGGTGGAGACGCGGCGCACGTTCACCGCGCGCAACTACGGCGAGGTGCCGATCCTGATATCCGGCATCCGGATCGAGGACGCACCGTGCGAGGGCTTCGGCTTCAAGGTGCTGGACTGTGCGCCGTTCGAGCTGGCGCCGAACGCGAGCCGCAAGATCGAGATCGCGTTCGCGCCCGACTTTACGCTGTCGCGCGTCACGCGCGTCCTGCACTTCGACACGAACATTAACCACTTCCCGGTGAACTTTACGCTGCTCGGCACGGTACCGATGCAGCGGCTGGACGTGTGCAATCGGTCGCTGCCGCGGCCCTGGTTCGAGTACTGGCTGCGCACGATACTGATCGTCGTGCTGCCGACGGCCCTGTTCGGCACGCTGGCGAGCGCCGTCCTCGAGGCGAACCGTTTGCTGCGGGCGCATTTTTTGAGCCACGTGCGCGAGCGAGgcccgctgcagccgccgcTTGACCTGCGACAGATCGCGCTGCAGCACACAACCACCACAGGGGGAGAGGGTGCGAGTCGGGAAGCGAGCGGCAAGGACATGAAGGCAAATCAGAACGGTGGCAGTAGCGTGATTAGCAGTAACAGTAGCACCTCGTCGAGCGTGATAACGCGCAGGAAACCGGACCGCAAGAATGGAACGCACGCAAAGGGACTACAGAACGGCAGTGCGGCAACGGCAGGAgatggtggaggaggaggagcaagTACGGCCGCCAGTCGATTCAATCGTAGCTGGAGCGACTTCACATCAAAGCTTGGTGCGTCGACCAAACCCGTCGTTGTCGCTGCATCGATTTCGACGGCCACGCAGGGATCGTCCTCAGCATCACCGGTGGACGGAAGCAAATCCACCTCCTTGACGTCATCGTCCGTAACGAAAAGCCGCCGCTCGATAACACCCTCCAAGGAGCCAGCGGTCGTacccgccaccgccgcccccAGTTCACCAGACTCGCCCAACGGCAAAGGAGACAGCAGAAGCTCGTCCGGTGCAACCAAAGACAGAACGAAATCCCCGACTTCGTCGACATCCGAAACGGAATGTAGCAAAACGGCAAAGACTGGAGCGTTCGGTGCGAAGGgcggtacagcagcagcagcaccgaacaGCTCCGCAACCAGTGACTTAACCGGCGTGCTTGAATCAAATTCATccgccaacaacaacaacagcaacagcaagcaaCATCACCACTCGACCTCTTCGGCGTCGTCCACCACCAGttcgtcctcgtcgtcatcatcatcgtcgtcctcaTCGTACGCGGgtgaggagcagcagcagggcctATCGATCGCTTCGATCTCCCTGTCGTCAAACgcatcgtcgccgtcgtcatcatcgtcatcatcgtccgCTGCCTCGACgacgtcctcgtcgtcctcgtccccATCGCCGACgtccaagcagcagcagcatcatcaccaccagaGTCATCATCAAGCGAAGCAGGGCCGAGAACGCGAGCCAGCGACAGCGGCCAAAACGAGCgtaaagaaaacgaaaagccTACCGGTCAGCTACGAATCGGTGGTTGTGTCGCTGGCCTCCGTGTTTGCCGTCGCCAACACACTGTCGAGAGCAACTAacgctactactaccactaccactactacagTAACAACCGCAGCGCATACTAGTCAGAAAGCCTCGGCGGAAGCGATCGCGTCAACTGCGGTGGTCGTTGGAGCTGGACCGCCATCCGTGAAGGAGTCGGTGTCAtccccacagcagcagcagcagcaacattcaGCAAAGGATATCCCAGGGAAGGCTCGAACAACAGCATCGTCATGTACTACAAATGGCACTGCGAGTGGCAAGCAGCTGGGCACCTCAAACGGTAGCGGAAACTCCACGAAGGCGATCAAACAGCAAGATGCGGGCTTGAAGACTGCCAGCGAAAAGAGCAACCCGTTTgctggcgacagtcttggcaAGGAAAACAGTTCCAGCGGTAGTAACATCATCGGCGCCGAAAAGCAGCTGCCCATCGGAAACGGAAATGCACAGCAGCAG GTGGAATTGTCACTAAATCCGccccatcaccaccaacaaccggcgcaacaacagcagcagcagcaccaacagtcatcgtcgtcgtcgtcctccgcCAAAAAGTTCAGCAAAACACCGGGCCGCGAGCGAAAACCGAACCAAGGCAAGAAGGGTGGTGGCAAAGGGACGTCGGTGGCATCCAGCGGCACGCAGCAACAGTACAAGGGTACCGCCCTGCAGTTCAACACACCCGCCTCGCAGCAGCACAAATCGACCACGCTTGGCACGATCCTGCAGAACGCATCCGTGCCCGTTGCCTCGACTGCCACGGTTTGGGGTGAGAACTGTGCCAGCTTCAGCGATGTCGTTGCGCAAACGTCGGCAACGAAGCAGCTggccggaggaggaggaggcacCCAATCCACGATCAGCTCGATCATGCCCGGCATGGAGGCGTTCATGTTGTTTGGTGGCAGCAACGCCCAACCGAATAGCAAATCCTCCGCCAGTCTTCAACGCTCTCCTggcgggagcagcagcaacagcaccgttTTTGGACTTCCGACTACGACTACAAGCTCAACCGGTGGCAGCACTACCGTCGCCGCCCCCTCGACACAACACTACCGAAAGCCACTGCATTCGCTGCAGCAGGATGTGTCTAGCGTTAGCACAAAGACAACGGTCGCGAATCATACCGAACAGCGGTCGAAGGATGATAGCTATCTTGGCGGAACGCTCGAGAAGGAATGCTCCGCTCCGTTCGTCGCGACCAGCGGCTCGCCCGATCTCGGTCCGATTGGCACGTCCAAGAAGTCGCCCTCCGGCTCGAACAGTGCCGACGGTGATGGGGAAGAGGCGGACGGGCTGCTGATGGCACAGATGATGGGTGGACGGGGTGGATCGAATTTGGCCAAGTGTTGGGAACCGTTCGGTGGGCACGTTATACACAATCCGGTACAGCTGTCGTCGGGCGGCAGTAGCAATGACCCGTCGGCGGCGACTACGACCATCGGCAAGAGCatgaacggtggtggtggagcacagcatcagcatcagtcGGACAGCTTCTTTTCGCAGTCGTTTGCGGACATTCACCAGCGGCAGAGCGATCCGTACCGTGGTATTGGCTCTTCGCTGCTCTCGAATGCTGGCCATCCATTTGGCGCCGATCATCACAGCACCATTGGGGGACTGTCCAACGGTTCCAATCATCACCCGGGTGGCGTTAGCTCGGCCGAGAATGATTTTATGGAAATGCACTATCGCTCTCGtcaccaacaacagcagcaacatttgtcccagcagcaacagcacaacCAGCACGATTGGAACAGCGCGATGGATGCGCATCTGCAATGGCCACTGTCTACGCACAAACAGATGACTTCCCAGGGCGGCGGTATGAGCCAACCCTGGACCACGGCCGAACTGTGGAACAATCTCAATGCACAGCATCAGtatcagcagcaccagcaacaacaacagcatcaccaccagcaacagcagcagcaacagcagcagttggCAGCATACGAATCGGTACTGCACTTCCAGTCTCAGCTCGCGATGGCTGCCGCGGAAGCTCGCCAGCTGCAGCATCAAACCGTACCCGACGTTATACTGGGCCACCGTGCAGCATCGAACCTGTCCGATGGGTGGCTCGGCTCGGGAATGTCCTCGGGCCAGACCACCGTGGCACCACCGCCCGGCTTTTCTAACCATCTCCCATCGGCGGTGGGTGgtaacggtggtggtggtggtttgccATCCAATCGCATGGTTTACGAGGAGGATCAGCAAACGTTCAACCTGCTGCTTCAACAGCATCGGctccagcaacaacagcagcagcagcagctgcaacaatcgcaacaacagcaacaacttaTCCGTCAACTTTCAGCCGATGATGCGATTGGTAAAGGTGGCGCTGCTTCTAGTGTAGCCATCGCTTCCTCGACCGATGCAACCTCCGGCcaggcaacagcaacagcaaccgccGCAGCATCAACGACTTCAACTGGGTCCGGTTCGTCGAACGCTACATCGGGCTCGTCCTCTACGTCCTCCTCGGGCTACAATCCGTTCCAGCTGGCATCGATCTGGACGACGGCCAGCAGTAATGCCGATCGTTGGGCAGCCGCACCAACCGGGCCTACCGAGGAAACATAG